A window of the Sabethes cyaneus chromosome 1, idSabCyanKW18_F2, whole genome shotgun sequence genome harbors these coding sequences:
- the LOC128741881 gene encoding ribosome quality control complex subunit NEMF homolog, translating into MTKTRFNTYDVVCSVTELQRLVGMRVNQIYDIDNKTYLIRLVRNEEKIVLLLESGNRFHMTAFEWPKNVAPSGFTMKLRKHLKNKRLESMRQLGVDRIVDFQFGTGEAGYHIILELYDRGNILLTDCDLKILNILRPHVEGEELRFAVRERYPTDRAKADSGPPPMEKVREAIAKAHPGDSMRTVLNPILEYGASVIDHVLHKHNLFGCRIGGEAASDTAGEQVSKKNKRKQKAAAKEFSKVFNMEEDMTALMCAINDAETMLRTAMQQPSKGFIIQKRELKPAKEGEPEEYYFTNLEYHPYLYNQYKDDPIKEFDSFTASVDEFYSTLEGQKIDLKAFAQEREALKKLSNVKTDHAKRLEELSKVQLEDRKRAELITRNQNLVDSALLAVQSALAAQMSWTDIQDLVKAAQANNDPVAACIKQLKLEINHISLLLKDPYAILDEEDEDEDSREDDEEKLQPMVVDVDLALTAFANARRYYDQRRFAARKEQKTIESSSKALKNAEKKTIQTLKDVRTQTTITKARKVYWFEKFYWFISSENYLVIGGRDQQQNELIVKRYMRATDIYVHAEIQGASSVVIKNPSGEEIPPKTLLEAGTMAISYSVAWDAKVVTSAYWVRSDQVSKTAPTGEYLTTGSFMIRGKKNFLPPCHLVLGLSFMFKLEESSVERHKGERRVRNFDDESVISKDDRSEISETVDEEVQLEEGDSDSEETAGKQVVDKTEECDEIHEKVESLSVADIKEEDPSDGEHKSESESDDTDTPKFPDTHVMVEHDTGKVSVQSDPVLQRLTSQPDPESVIFLGDNKPYIITPAPPRKKQVQKSKQKAKEKEKAREEAAAARSQQKDESQKTGQLKRGQRNKMRKIKEKYKDQDEEERKLMMDILKSAGSNKNNKKEEPSADDQKKFPGKKPAPKPKVGEVDELGDDTPAAADVDMLDSLTGQPMEEDELLFAVPVIAPYQSLQNYKFKVKLTPGTGKRGKASKTALQIFLKDKQCSNREKDLLKAVKDEVLARNIPGKVKLSAPQLQKVRK; encoded by the exons ATGACGAAAACTCGCTTCAATACGTACGACGTGGTTTGCTCGGTGACTGAGCTTCAAAG GCTCGTCGGCATGCGAGTGAACCAAATATATGACATCGATAATAAGACCTATCTGATCCGGTTGGTACGGAATGAGGAAAAAATAGTCTTGCTGCTAGAGTCGGGCAACCGATTTCACATGACTGCCTTTGAGTGGCCTAAGAACGTCGCTCCGTCTGGGTTTACGATGAAATTACGTAAACATCTGAAAAACAAACGCTTGGAAAGCATGCGGCAGCTCGGTGTGGACCGTATTGTAGACTTTCAGTTCGGTACGGGAGAAGCTGGCTATCACATCATACTGGAGCTCTACGATCGAGGTAATATTTTGCTGACCGATTGTGATCTCAAAATATTGAACATTTTGCGACCGCACGTTGAGGGCGAAGAACTGCGCTTCGCGGTACGAGAACGATATCCGACTGATCGAGCCAAAGCGGATAGCGGACCACCACCGATGGAGAAAGTCAGGGAAGCCATCGCTAAAGCGCATCCTGGGGACAGCATGAGAACGGTTTTGAATCCCATCTTGGAATATGGAGCCTCGGTTATTGATCACGTGCTGCACAAACATAATCTTTTCGGATGCCGGATTGGAGGAGAGGCAGCGAGTGATACGGCAGGTGAGCAGGTGAGCAAGAAAAACAaacgaaagcagaaagcagCTGCAAAAGAATTTTCAAAGGTTTTTAACATGGAAGAAGATATGACCGCGCTGATGTGCGCGATTAACGATGCAGAAACCATGCTGCGAACAGCTATGCAGCAGCCTTCTAAAGGATTTATAATCCAAAAAAGGGAATTGAAACCGGCTAAGGAAGGTGAACCGGAAGAATACTATTTCACAAACTTAGAATATCATCCCTATTTGTACAATCAGTATAAGGACGATCCGATCAAGGAGTTTGACAGCTTCACTGCTTCCGTTGATGAGTTCTATTCTACGCTGGAGGGTCAGAAAATCGATTTAAAGGCGTTTGCTCAAGAGCGAGAAGCCCTTAAGAAACTGTCGAATGTTAAAACTGATCACGCTAAGCGACTCGAGGAGTTATCCAAGGTGCAGTTGGAGGACAGAAAGCGAGCTGAGCTAATAACGAGAAATCAAAATCTAGTTGATAGTGCTTTGCTGGCGGTCCAGAGCGCACTGGCGGCCCAAATGTCTTGGACGGACATCCAAGATCTGGTCAAGGCGGCACAGGCAAATAACGATCCG GTTGCCGCGTGCATCAAACAACTCAAGTTGGAAATCAATCATATCTCGCTGCTCTTAAAAGATCCATATGCTATACTGGATGAGGAGGACGAAGATGAGGATAGCCGGGAAGATGACGAAGAAAAATTGCAACCGATGGTGGTGGATGTCGATTTGGCTTTGACGGCTTTTGCCAACGCTCGTCGGTACTATGACCAGCGCCGATTCGCCGCCCGTAAGGAGCAAAAAACAATCGAATCCTCTTCGAAGGCTTTGAAAAATGCCGAGAAAAAGACAATCCAAACGTTGAAAGACGTGCGTACGCAAACTACTATTACCAAGGCAAGAAAGGTGtattggtttgaaaaattttaTTGGTTTATTAGTTCGGAAAACTATTTGGTTATTGGGGGTCGAGACCAGCAGCAAAATGAGCTGATTGTGAAACGTTATATGAGAGCAACTGATATCTATGTGCACGCGGAGATTCAGGGAGCCTCGAGCGTTGTAATAAAAAACCCGTCTGGAGAAGAAATTCCCCCGAAAACACTACTCGAGGCAGGAACGATGGCTATTTCCTATAGCGTTGCTTGGGACGCTAAGGTGGTCACCAGTGCTTACTGGGTGAGGAGTGATCAGGTCAGCAAGACGGCTCCGACAGGAGAATATCTGACAACTGGAAGCTTCATGATTCgaggaaagaaaaattttctacCGCCTTGCCATTTAGTACTGGGATTAAGTTTTATGTTCAAATTAGAGGAGAGTTCTGTGGAACGGCATAAAGGAGAAAGGAGAGTGCGAAACTTTGACGACGAGTCAGTCATAAGTAAAGATGATAGATCAGAGATCTCCGAAACTGTTGATGAGGAGGTTCAACTTGAGGAAGGAGATTCTGATAGTGAAGAAACAGCGGGAAAGCAAGTTGTAGACAAAACGGAAGAGTGTGATGAAATTCATGAAAAGGTAGagtcactgtccgtggcagATATAAAGGAAGAAGACCCAAGTGACGGTGAGCATAAATCAGAATCGGAGAGTGACGACACCGACACGCCCAAATTTCCCGATACACATGTGATGGTTGAACACGACACAGGAAAAGTGTCGGTTCAGTCTGACCCTGTACTACAGCGTCTCACGTCGCAACCGGATCCAGAATCCGTAATCTTTCTCGGGGATAACAAACCGTACATCATAACTCCCGCTCCGCCGCGTAAAAAGCAAGTTCAGAAGAGCAAACAAAAAGCTAAGGAAAAGGAGAAGGCCCGCGAAGAAGCCGCTGCCGCTCGCAGCCAACAAAAAGATGAATCACAAAAAACGGGTCAACTGAAGCGAGGCCAGCGAAATAAGATGCGAAAGATTAAAGAAAAGTATAAGGACCAGGACGAAGAAGAGCGCAAACTGATGATGGACATCCTGAAATCGGCCGGTAGTAACAAAAATAATAAGAAAGAAGAGCCGTCAGCAGACGACCAGAAAAAGTTCCCGGGCAAAAAGCCAGCGCCTAAGCCTAAAGTCGGAGAAGTCGATGAGCTGGGTGATGACACTCCAGCAGCCGCAGATGTTGACATGCTCGATTCGCTAACCGGACAACCGatggaagaggacgagctgttGTTCGCCGTTCCGGTTATTGCGCCATACCAATCGCTACAGAACTATAAGTTCAAAGTTAAACTTACACCCGGCACGGGAAAACGTGGCAAGGCCAGCAAGACAGCTTTGCAAATCTTCCTTAAGGACAAACAGTGCAGCAACCGGGAGAAGGACCTGCTGAAGGCAGTCAAGGATGAAGTACTGGCTAGAAATATTCCTGGCAAAGTAAAACTATCCGCACCGCAGTTGCAGAAGGTTAGAAAATAG
- the LOC128745269 gene encoding pre-mRNA-splicing factor 18 — MDVLKAEIARKRKLLEEKKLVDEKKKFFKRGDLLAQELEEYREKYGQQASGSGEAAASANDGDQSPTKDSKYDFRNLPRTEVIRKLRERGEPILLFGESELDSCNRLHQLEISAPEINRGFRNDFQEAMEQVDEAFLNEILTSNGQLGGMSKSKSSNEDFAVDDSVTYESIQEMAVRLGRSGKEHDMHVITTVIQFVLKMWNDNLNSGTTAERTATKWKIARATFEQTRLYLKPLLRKLRNKTIPEDILDSLTDITKSLLRRDYISASDAYLTMAIGNAPWPIGVTMVGIHARTGREKIFSKNVAHVMNDETQRKYIQGLKRLMTKMQDYFPTNPSRCVEYVSKKDAWVEQ; from the exons ATGGATGTTCTCAAAGCAGAGATTGCTCGTAAGCGAAAGTTATTGGAAGAAAAAAAGCTAGTT gatgaaaaaaagaaattctttaaaCGAGGTGACTTGCTTGCCCAGGAGCTAGAAGAATATCGGGAAAAATATGGTCAGCAAGCGAGCGGAAGTGGTGAAGCGGCAGCTTCGGCAAATGATGGCGATCAATCTCCGACCAAAGATTCAAAGTACGATTTCCGGAATCTTCCGCGAACGGAGGTAATTCGCAAACTGCGTGAGCGCGGGGAACCAATTCTGCTGTTTGGAGAAAGCGAGTTAGATTCGTGCAATAGATTACACCAGCTGGAGATATCGGCACCGGAAATTAATAGAGGGTTCCGCAACGACTTCCAGGAAGCCATGGAACAAGTAGACGAAGCTTTTTTGAACGAAATTTTAACGTCGAATGGACAGCTGGGTGGAATGAGCAAGAGCAAAAGTTCAAACGAGGATTTTGCAGTAGACGACTCAGTTACGTATGAGTCGATCCAAGAAATGGCAGTTCGTCTAGGACGAAGCGGAAAAGAACACGACATGCACGTGATAACGACTGTTATacagtttgttttgaaaatgTGGAACGATAACTTGAACTCAGGAACAACCGCAGAACGAACAGCCACAAAATGGAAAATTGCCAGGGCAACCTTTGAGCAAACACGTCTCTATTTAAaaccattgctacgaaagctaCGTAATAAAACTATTCCGGAGGATATTCTAGACAGTTTGACGGATATCACGAAAAGTTTACTGCGAAGAGATTACATCAGCGCCAGCGATGCGTACCTGACGATGGCGATTGGCAATGCACCCTGGCCGATCGGTGTTACCATGGTCGGTATTCACGCTCGAACGGGTCGGGAGAAGATTTTCTCGAAAAATGTTGCCCACGTGATGAACGACGAAACGCAGCGAAAGTACATTCAGGGCCTGAAGCGTCTGATGACGAAGATGCAGGATTATTTCCCTACGAATCCGTCGCGATGTGTTGAATATGTTAGCAAAAAGGATGCGTGGGTCGAGCAGTAA
- the LOC128745483 gene encoding pickpocket protein 28-like, translating into MIHEERIHIYQRDFIRKFQSIAAPPPKIPSKWTRIRTGLGDLFREFCANSTIHGISYIGSKRQSVCEKFWWILVILMSLYGCGNLIDNIYRKWEENPVIITFDEKHTPVWEIPFPAVTICPEAKVKKTFLNFTESFYKFARGNHFSDINNTELDAVLAVLQLCDEWFHTSAECCKAYDNFKISENIVSILKKISFNMNETIYHCQMNGVVCKAKFAQTITEEGICMTFNGFSSEEMFRKSTLHTDYEYLSETRLSTNWSLERGYYSNANLNSYPIRVLGSGFGAGLYINLATTNTDLDYHCREAQGFKVLLHSPSDYPQVSKKFIRVTLNRDVTIAIKPQIIGTDNELHDYSPDRRLCFFDRERELKFFHVYSQGNCELECLTNFTEKTCGCVRYFMPRTNQTRSCETFEIGCTLKAQIKLLEINAISSINRQADSEHNCNCLPACNSIQYDAEITQTIFKYQETLRLRLGPINVSYEDAIKSKHLSKIEIYFKDVQFITSKRTELYGLTDFVASCGGILGLCMGVSLLSLIELLYFCSIRPLLLVKNTFQRY; encoded by the exons AAATACCTAGTAAATGGACTAGAATTCGCACCGGACTAGGTGATCTGTTTCGGGAGTTCTGCGCAAATAGTACCATTCACGGTATCAGCTACATTGGATCCAAACGACAGTCGGTATGCGAAAAATTCTGGTGGATTCTCGTCATTCTAATGTCTCTGTACGGTTGCGGTAACCTGATCGATAACATCTATCGCAAGTGGGAAGAAAATCCAGTGATTATCACGTTCGACGAGAAGCATACACCGGTTTGGGAAATTCCATTTCCGGCCGTGACAATCTGCCCGGAGGCGAAAGTGAAGAAAACATTTCTCAACTTTACGGAATCGTTTTACAAGTTTGCTCGTGGAAATCATTTCAGCGATATCAACAATACAGA ACTGGATGCCGTACTGGCAGTTCTCCAACTTTGTGACGAATGGTTTCACACATCAGCGGAGTGCTGTAAAGCATACGACAATTTTAAAATCAGCGaaaatattgtttcaattctcaaaaaaatatcatttaACATGAACGAGACTATTTATCATTGCCAAATGAACGGTGTTGTATGCAAGGCCAAGTTTGCCCAAACAATCACTGAGGAGGGCATCTGTATGACCTTCAACGGATTTTCGTCCGAAGAGATGTTTCGCAAAAGCACTCTGCATACAGATTACGAGTATCTCTCGGAAACACGTCTCAGCACAAACTGGAGTCTTGAAAGAGGCTACTACTCCAATGCAAATCTAAACTCCTACCCAATCCGGGTACTGGGGTCTGGATTCGGAGCAGGTCTGTATATTAACCTCGCGACAACAAATACGGATCTGGACTATCACTGTCGCGAGGCTCAAGGATTCAAGGTGCTGCTGCACAGCCCCAGCGACTATCCGCAAGTGTCGAAGAAATTCATTCGAGTCACCCTAAATCGTGACGTCACTATTGCCATCAAGCCCCAAATCATTGGAACAGATAACGAACTGCACGATTACTCACCGGACCGGCGATTGTGTTTTTTCGATCGCGAACGGGAATTGAAATTCTTCCATGTTTACAGCCAGGGAAATTGCGAACTGGAATGTCTCACCAACTTTACCGAAAAAACGTGCGGTTGCGTTCGATACTTTATGCCACGCACCAACCAAACCAGATCCTGCGAAACATTTGAAATTGGGTGCACGTTGAAAGCACAGATAAAACTACTGGAGATAAACGCAATTAGTAGTATCAACCGCCAAGCTGACAGTGAGCATAATTGCAACTGTTTACCGGCCTGCAACTCGATTCAGTACGATGCCGAAATTACCCAAACGATCTTCAAATATCAGGAAACACTACGCTTACGGTTAGGTCCAATCAACGTCTCGTACGAAGACGCAATTAAAAG TAAACActtatcgaaaatcgaaatttatttcaaAGACGTCCAGTTTATCACTTCTAAGCGAACAGAACTGTACGGTTTGACCGATTTTGTGGCCAGTTGCGGTGGTATCCTCGGCCTATGCATGGGCGTGAGTTTGCTCAGCTTGATAGAGTTGCTGTATTTCTGTTCAATACGACCACTCTTGCTGGTGAAGAATACTTTTCAAC GCTATTAA